In Halomonas alkalicola, the following proteins share a genomic window:
- a CDS encoding glutamine synthetase family protein, which produces MSQLSPRHITRADEARRLVEARGLTHVKVGMFDMDGVMLGKYMRRDKFFHALDEGFAFCDVVLGWDSKDELYDNVKYTGWHTGYPDAQLRIVPESCREVPAEGDMLLFLAEFSGKAEAICPRGLLRRVLDQASTMGFKAHGSLEYEFFMFRETPESIRDKGFRNLTPLTPDMMGYSMLRSSVHAELYHELLALSEAMDFPIEGLHTETGPGVLEAAIGVDEALSAGDKGALFKTFTKVWAQRRGLMATFMAKWSPDYPGQSGHIHLSLSHAESGESAFFDADKPYGMSDVQRHFVAGQQQLMPEFLAMFAPTINSYTRLIPGFWAPTEATWGVENRTTALGVIPGSAKSQRVEYRLGSADANPYLALAAAIGAGLYGIQQRLEPDEQVRGNAYELDHPEHQALPRTLWEAAQRLKASQPARALFGDDFVEHFAATREWEEREFRRHITDWELDRYFEII; this is translated from the coding sequence ATGAGTCAATTATCACCCCGACACATCACCCGCGCCGACGAGGCCCGCCGCCTGGTCGAGGCGCGTGGCCTGACCCACGTCAAGGTCGGCATGTTCGACATGGACGGCGTGATGCTCGGCAAGTACATGCGTCGCGACAAGTTCTTCCACGCCCTGGACGAGGGCTTCGCGTTCTGCGACGTGGTGCTGGGCTGGGACAGCAAGGATGAGCTCTACGACAACGTCAAGTACACCGGCTGGCATACCGGCTACCCGGACGCCCAGCTGCGCATCGTCCCCGAGAGTTGCCGCGAGGTGCCAGCGGAGGGCGATATGCTGCTGTTTCTCGCCGAGTTCAGCGGCAAGGCCGAGGCGATCTGCCCACGCGGGCTGCTGCGGCGGGTGCTCGATCAGGCCAGCACGATGGGCTTCAAGGCCCATGGCTCGCTGGAGTACGAGTTCTTCATGTTCCGCGAGACCCCGGAGTCGATTCGCGACAAGGGCTTTCGCAACCTGACCCCGCTGACCCCGGACATGATGGGCTACTCGATGCTCAGAAGCTCGGTGCACGCCGAGCTCTATCATGAGCTGCTGGCGCTTTCCGAGGCCATGGACTTCCCCATCGAGGGGCTGCACACCGAGACCGGCCCCGGCGTACTCGAGGCGGCCATCGGCGTCGACGAGGCCCTCTCCGCCGGCGACAAGGGCGCGCTGTTCAAGACCTTCACCAAGGTGTGGGCGCAGCGCCGCGGCCTGATGGCCACCTTCATGGCCAAGTGGTCGCCGGACTATCCCGGTCAGAGCGGCCATATCCACCTGTCGCTGAGCCACGCCGAGAGCGGCGAATCGGCGTTCTTCGATGCCGACAAGCCCTATGGCATGAGCGACGTGCAGCGCCACTTCGTGGCCGGGCAGCAGCAGCTGATGCCTGAGTTCCTGGCCATGTTCGCGCCGACCATCAACAGCTACACGCGGCTGATCCCCGGCTTCTGGGCACCTACCGAGGCAACCTGGGGGGTCGAGAACCGCACCACGGCGCTGGGGGTGATTCCCGGCAGTGCCAAGTCGCAGCGCGTCGAGTATCGTCTCGGCAGCGCCGATGCCAACCCTTATCTGGCGCTGGCCGCGGCCATCGGCGCGGGCCTCTACGGCATTCAGCAACGCCTCGAGCCGGACGAGCAGGTACGCGGCAACGCCTACGAACTCGACCACCCCGAGCACCAGGCGCTGCCGCGCACCCTGTGGGAGGCCGCCCAGCGCCTCAAGGCGTCGCAACCGGCCCGGGCGCTGTTCGGCGACGACTTCGTCGAGCACTTCGCGGCGACCCGCGAGTGGGAGGAGCGCGAGTTCCGACGCCATATAACCGATTGGGAGTTGGATCGTTATTTCGAGATTATTTGA
- a CDS encoding TRAP transporter small permease subunit, with translation MPTTICVYVRWVERLTRGVGRLVMYMIFIMMGLLLYASFSRSVLNAPLLWGVEMSQFMLASYYLLGGAYAMQMGAHVRMDLFYSRWSPRTQAAVDAVTILFLITFLVTLLLGGISSTQYALDYGQRNHSAWAPPLAPIKLIMCFGIVLMLLQAFATFFRDLGAALGRPIDGEDTA, from the coding sequence ATGCCAACAACAATATGCGTCTATGTCCGCTGGGTAGAGCGGCTCACCCGTGGGGTGGGACGGCTGGTGATGTACATGATCTTCATCATGATGGGGCTGCTGCTCTACGCCTCATTCTCGCGCTCGGTGCTCAATGCGCCGCTGCTGTGGGGCGTGGAGATGTCACAGTTCATGCTCGCCAGCTACTACCTGCTGGGCGGTGCCTATGCCATGCAGATGGGCGCCCACGTGCGCATGGACCTGTTCTATAGCCGCTGGTCGCCGCGCACCCAGGCCGCAGTGGATGCCGTCACCATCCTGTTTCTGATCACCTTCCTGGTCACCCTGCTGCTGGGCGGGATCTCCAGCACCCAGTATGCGCTGGACTACGGTCAGCGCAATCACTCCGCCTGGGCGCCGCCGCTGGCGCCGATCAAGCTGATCATGTGCTTCGGCATCGTGCTGATGCTGCTGCAGGCCTTCGCCACCTTCTTCCGCGATCTCGGCGCCGCGCTGGGGCGTCCCATCGACGGGGAGGACACGGCATGA
- a CDS encoding TRAP transporter substrate-binding protein, protein MTDHNRRNFLKKAGVATAATVGAASVGAPYVHAQSSPIRWRMQTYAGPALAAHVIKPSIDAFNKAANGEMEIELYYADQLVPTGELFRAMQRGTIDAVQSDDDSINAPVDVSVFGGYFPFASRYSLDVPALFHHYGLKEIWEEAYDEIDGVTWLGSGSWDPCNFVTRDPIRSLDDLRGKRVFTFPTAGRFLSRFGVVPVTLPWEDIEVAMQTRELDGIAWAGITEAYTVGWADVSNYYLNNNISGAWAGSYFANSERWNEVPEHLQMLFKLCMDNSHYYRQHWYWWGEAHYRTTGGKLELTSIPEEEWQTLEDEALAFWDEIAEQSERSARVVEILKAYRETMQQAGPPYRYS, encoded by the coding sequence ATGACCGATCACAACAGGCGCAATTTCCTCAAGAAGGCCGGGGTGGCCACCGCCGCCACCGTTGGCGCGGCCAGCGTCGGCGCGCCCTACGTCCACGCCCAGTCGAGCCCGATCCGCTGGCGCATGCAGACCTACGCCGGACCGGCGCTGGCGGCCCATGTCATCAAACCCTCCATCGACGCCTTCAACAAGGCCGCCAACGGCGAGATGGAGATCGAGCTCTACTATGCCGACCAACTGGTGCCCACCGGCGAACTGTTCCGCGCCATGCAGCGCGGCACCATCGACGCGGTGCAGAGCGATGACGACTCGATCAACGCCCCGGTGGATGTATCGGTGTTCGGCGGCTACTTCCCGTTCGCCTCGCGCTACAGCCTCGACGTGCCGGCGCTGTTCCACCACTACGGCCTCAAGGAGATCTGGGAAGAGGCCTATGACGAGATCGACGGCGTGACCTGGCTCGGCTCCGGTTCCTGGGACCCCTGCAACTTCGTCACCCGCGATCCGATTCGCAGCCTCGACGACCTGCGCGGCAAGCGCGTCTTCACCTTCCCCACCGCCGGGCGCTTCCTGAGCCGCTTCGGGGTGGTCCCGGTGACTCTGCCGTGGGAGGACATCGAGGTCGCCATGCAGACACGTGAACTCGACGGCATCGCCTGGGCGGGGATCACCGAGGCCTACACCGTGGGCTGGGCCGATGTCAGCAACTACTATCTGAACAACAACATTTCCGGCGCCTGGGCCGGCTCCTACTTCGCCAACAGCGAGCGTTGGAACGAAGTGCCCGAGCACCTGCAGATGCTGTTCAAGCTGTGCATGGACAATTCGCACTACTACCGGCAGCACTGGTACTGGTGGGGCGAGGCGCACTACCGCACCACCGGCGGCAAGCTCGAGCTCACCTCGATCCCCGAGGAGGAGTGGCAGACCCTCGAAGACGAGGCGCTGGCATTCTGGGACGAGATCGCCGAGCAGAGCGAGCGCAGTGCCCGGGTGGTGGAGATACTCAAGGCGTACCGCGAGACCATGCAGCAGGCAGGGCCTCCCTACCGCTACAGTTAA
- a CDS encoding iron-containing alcohol dehydrogenase, translating to MNQDMSQFHMGWNYPANILTGVGRIRELPAACQALGMKAPLLITDPGLAILPMVRDIVLACHDSGLGIAVFSEIKGNPTGKNVLDGMAAFRDGGHDGVIAFGGGSGLDAAKAVALMANQREGLSLWSLEDVGDNWKNADADAIAPIVAVPTTAGTGSEVGRASVITDEVEHVKRIIFHPGMVPATVILDPELTAGLPPTLTASTGMDALSHCLEAWCSPLYHPMAEGIAVEGMRRVCHYLPRAYADGSDLEARMNMLVASSMGATAFQRGLGAMHALAHPLGALYDAHHGTLNAILMPYVLRANERVIGEPMVRLGRYLDLRQPGTAAVIDWVLELRERLAIPHTLAELKIDTQQADKVGQMAVADPSSGTNPIAFDANQYRDIFVAAVEGRL from the coding sequence ATGAACCAGGACATGAGCCAGTTCCACATGGGCTGGAACTACCCCGCCAATATCCTCACCGGGGTCGGGCGCATCCGCGAGCTGCCCGCGGCATGCCAGGCGCTGGGCATGAAGGCGCCGCTGCTGATCACCGACCCTGGCCTCGCCATCCTGCCGATGGTGCGCGACATCGTGCTGGCCTGCCACGACAGCGGCTTGGGCATCGCCGTGTTCAGCGAGATCAAGGGCAATCCCACCGGCAAGAACGTGCTCGACGGCATGGCCGCCTTCCGCGACGGCGGCCACGACGGGGTGATCGCCTTCGGCGGTGGCTCGGGGCTCGACGCCGCCAAGGCGGTGGCGCTGATGGCCAACCAGCGTGAGGGCCTGTCGCTGTGGTCGCTGGAGGATGTCGGCGACAACTGGAAGAATGCCGACGCCGACGCCATCGCGCCCATCGTCGCGGTGCCGACCACCGCGGGTACCGGCTCCGAGGTGGGGCGCGCCTCGGTGATCACCGACGAGGTCGAGCATGTCAAGCGCATCATCTTCCATCCCGGCATGGTGCCGGCCACGGTGATCCTCGACCCCGAGCTGACCGCCGGCCTGCCGCCCACGCTGACCGCTTCCACTGGCATGGACGCGCTGTCTCACTGCCTAGAGGCGTGGTGCTCGCCGCTCTATCACCCCATGGCCGAGGGCATCGCCGTCGAGGGCATGCGCCGGGTCTGCCACTACCTGCCGCGGGCCTACGCCGACGGCAGCGACCTCGAGGCGCGCATGAACATGCTGGTGGCGTCGAGCATGGGCGCCACCGCCTTCCAGCGTGGCCTGGGCGCGATGCACGCCCTGGCGCATCCGCTGGGGGCGCTGTACGACGCCCACCACGGCACCCTCAATGCGATCCTGATGCCCTATGTGCTACGCGCCAACGAGCGTGTCATCGGCGAGCCGATGGTGCGCCTGGGGCGCTACCTCGATCTGCGCCAGCCGGGAACCGCGGCGGTGATCGACTGGGTGCTGGAGCTGCGCGAGCGGCTGGCGATTCCGCATACCCTGGCCGAGCTCAAGATCGATACCCAGCAGGCCGACAAGGTGGGGCAGATGGCGGTGGCCGACCCCTCCTCGGGGACCAACCCGATCGCCTTCGACGCCAATCAGTATCGCGACATCTTCGTCGCGGCGGTGGAGGGACGTCTTTGA
- a CDS encoding TRAP transporter large permease, with amino-acid sequence MSYEMIALLMFSTMMLLLLTGQRVFGVIGFVGAAAALLLWGDGGVEMPFNASFVLMNWYPLLTLPLFVFMGYMLSESGIAGDLYEMFHVWMGSLRGGLAIGTIGLMVVVSAMNGLSVAGMAIGASIALPELLRRGYDKIMVTGVIQAGSSLGILVPPSVVLVLYGMIARQPVGKLWLAGAIPGLILAAMFVIYIVVRCRLQPSLGPALPAEERTMALGAKLKLLSAGILPLLIFFSMTGLFLMGVTSLVESAAYGAFAATLAALIKGRLTRAVIEVTVRRTLGISCMFMWIILAALCFGAVFDGLGAVRAIENVFLDRMGLGPWEILLMMQLSYILMGMFLDDTAMLVIVAPLYVPLVMSLGFDPVWYGVLYTITVQIAYMTPPFGYNLFLMRAMAPPEVTLMDIYRSVWPFVAIMVLGLGLITAFPQLALWLPELYYG; translated from the coding sequence ATGAGCTATGAGATGATCGCGCTGCTGATGTTCTCGACCATGATGCTGCTGCTGCTGACCGGCCAGCGGGTGTTCGGGGTGATCGGTTTCGTCGGCGCCGCCGCGGCGCTGCTGCTGTGGGGCGACGGCGGGGTGGAGATGCCGTTCAACGCCAGCTTCGTGCTGATGAACTGGTACCCGCTGCTGACCTTGCCGCTGTTCGTATTCATGGGCTACATGCTCTCGGAGTCGGGTATCGCCGGCGATCTCTACGAGATGTTTCACGTCTGGATGGGCTCGCTCAGAGGCGGCCTGGCGATCGGCACCATCGGCCTGATGGTGGTGGTCTCGGCGATGAACGGCCTGAGCGTGGCGGGCATGGCGATCGGCGCCAGCATCGCATTGCCCGAACTGCTGCGCCGCGGCTACGACAAGATCATGGTCACCGGGGTGATCCAGGCGGGAAGCTCACTGGGCATCCTGGTGCCGCCCAGCGTGGTGCTGGTGCTCTACGGCATGATCGCCCGCCAGCCGGTAGGCAAGCTGTGGCTGGCCGGGGCGATTCCAGGGCTGATCCTGGCGGCGATGTTCGTGATCTATATCGTGGTGCGCTGCCGGCTGCAGCCGAGCCTGGGCCCAGCGCTGCCCGCCGAGGAGCGCACCATGGCGCTGGGCGCCAAGCTCAAGCTGTTGAGCGCCGGCATCCTGCCGCTGCTGATCTTCTTCTCGATGACCGGGCTGTTCCTGATGGGCGTCACCAGCCTGGTGGAGAGTGCCGCCTATGGCGCCTTCGCCGCGACCTTGGCGGCGCTGATCAAGGGGCGCCTGACCCGTGCAGTGATCGAGGTCACGGTGCGCCGCACCCTGGGCATCAGCTGCATGTTCATGTGGATCATTCTCGCCGCACTCTGCTTCGGCGCGGTGTTCGACGGTCTCGGCGCGGTGCGTGCCATCGAGAACGTGTTCCTCGACCGCATGGGGCTCGGCCCCTGGGAGATCCTGCTGATGATGCAGCTCTCCTACATCCTGATGGGCATGTTCCTCGACGACACCGCGATGCTGGTGATCGTCGCCCCGCTCTACGTGCCGCTGGTGATGAGCCTGGGCTTCGACCCGGTGTGGTACGGGGTGCTCTACACCATCACCGTGCAGATCGCCTACATGACGCCGCCGTTCGGCTACAACCTGTTCCTGATGCGGGCCATGGCGCCCCCCGAAGTGACGCTGATGGACATCTACCGCAGCGTGTGGCCGTTCGTGGCAATCATGGTGCTAGGGCTAGGGCTGATCACCGCCTTCCCGCAGCTGGCGCTGTGGCTACCCGAACTCTACTACGGATAA
- a CDS encoding aldehyde dehydrogenase family protein: MPIQKTISPVDGSVYVERELADPAQIDATLSRAASAQRSWRETSIAERARLCSAMVDAFVARRDELASELTWQMGRPISAAGGEIGGFEERARGMIGLAEAALAPVRLADKPGFTRYITREPLGVSFIVAPWNFPFMTAVNAIVPAIMAGNTVILKHSAQTPLCAERIQQAFDAAGLPEGVFQHLHLSHAATEQLIRDRRIDHVSFTGSVAGGAMVERNAAGRFIATGLELGGKDPAYIRGDVDLDAAVEGVMDGAFFNSGQSCCGIERIYVDQAIFDAFVERAVAWVKQLRLGNPSDPATTLGPLVRPAAADFVRGQIEEAVAAGARAWIDPGDYPLSVPGSAYLAPQVLTGVDHSMRVMHEESFGPVVGIMPVASDEEALAMMNDSAFGLTAAVFTRDMAAGERLAQRLEAGTVFTNRCDYLDPELAWTGVKQSGRGCSLSRLGYETLTRPKSFHLKHA, from the coding sequence ATGCCCATACAGAAGACGATATCTCCGGTCGACGGCTCGGTCTACGTCGAGCGTGAGCTGGCCGATCCGGCACAGATCGACGCCACTCTGTCGCGGGCGGCCAGCGCCCAGCGCAGCTGGCGCGAGACGTCGATCGCCGAGCGCGCTCGGCTGTGCTCGGCGATGGTCGACGCCTTCGTCGCCCGGCGCGATGAGCTCGCCAGCGAGCTGACCTGGCAGATGGGCCGCCCGATCAGCGCCGCGGGTGGCGAAATCGGCGGCTTCGAGGAGCGCGCCAGGGGCATGATCGGCCTGGCCGAGGCGGCGCTGGCGCCGGTTCGGCTGGCCGATAAGCCGGGCTTTACCCGCTATATCACCCGCGAGCCGCTGGGCGTGTCGTTTATCGTCGCGCCGTGGAATTTTCCGTTCATGACCGCGGTGAACGCCATCGTCCCGGCGATCATGGCCGGCAATACGGTGATCCTCAAACACTCCGCCCAGACCCCGCTGTGTGCCGAGCGCATCCAGCAGGCCTTCGATGCCGCGGGCCTCCCCGAGGGGGTGTTCCAACACCTGCATCTGTCGCATGCGGCCACCGAACAGCTGATCCGCGACCGGCGGATCGACCACGTCTCCTTCACCGGCTCGGTGGCCGGCGGCGCGATGGTCGAGCGCAACGCCGCCGGCCGCTTCATTGCCACTGGCCTGGAACTGGGCGGCAAGGACCCGGCCTATATTCGCGGCGACGTGGACCTCGATGCCGCGGTGGAAGGGGTGATGGACGGCGCCTTCTTCAACTCGGGGCAGAGCTGCTGCGGCATCGAACGTATCTACGTTGATCAGGCGATCTTCGACGCCTTCGTCGAGCGCGCGGTGGCCTGGGTCAAGCAGCTCAGGCTGGGCAACCCCAGCGACCCGGCCACCACGCTTGGCCCGCTGGTACGCCCGGCGGCGGCGGATTTCGTGCGCGGCCAGATCGAGGAGGCGGTGGCCGCCGGGGCCAGGGCGTGGATCGATCCCGGTGACTACCCGCTGTCGGTGCCGGGGAGCGCCTACCTGGCGCCGCAGGTGCTGACCGGCGTCGACCATTCGATGCGCGTGATGCACGAGGAGAGTTTCGGCCCGGTAGTCGGCATCATGCCGGTGGCGTCCGACGAGGAGGCGCTGGCGATGATGAACGATAGCGCCTTCGGCCTCACCGCGGCGGTGTTCACCCGCGATATGGCGGCCGGCGAGCGGTTGGCGCAGCGCCTGGAGGCGGGTACGGTGTTCACCAACCGCTGCGACTACCTCGATCCCGAGCTGGCCTGGACCGGCGTCAAGCAGTCGGGGCGCGGCTGTTCGCTGTCGCGACTCGGCTACGAGACGCTGACCCGGCCCAAGTCTTTCCATCTCAAGCACGCCTAG
- a CDS encoding glutamine amidotransferase-related protein, protein MRIGLLQCDDVAPELIATHGNYPEMFEALFKRIDPSLEFRVWRCLDGEIPDDVDAADAWLTTGSKFGVNDGLPWVDTLCEFVRELWDAGKPLVGICFGHQLIAKALGGEVVKSPRGWGVGMSFNCVNARTDWMQPWQPNLDLLVSHQDQVERLPPETRVLAGSDFCPHYLMQVGEHFLGVQGHPEFAKPYSRDLMQLRRDLVGEARVDEGLDSLDAPLDAELTVRWILNFMQQAR, encoded by the coding sequence ATGCGCATAGGGCTGCTGCAGTGTGACGACGTGGCGCCGGAGTTGATCGCGACTCACGGCAACTACCCGGAGATGTTCGAGGCGCTGTTCAAGCGCATCGACCCGAGCCTCGAGTTCCGCGTGTGGCGCTGCCTCGACGGCGAGATCCCCGACGACGTGGACGCCGCCGACGCCTGGTTGACCACCGGCTCCAAGTTCGGTGTCAACGACGGCCTGCCATGGGTCGATACGCTGTGCGAGTTCGTGCGCGAGCTATGGGACGCCGGCAAGCCGCTGGTTGGCATCTGTTTCGGCCATCAGTTGATCGCCAAGGCGCTGGGCGGCGAGGTGGTCAAGAGCCCACGGGGCTGGGGGGTGGGCATGTCGTTCAACTGCGTCAATGCCCGCACCGACTGGATGCAGCCGTGGCAGCCCAATCTCGATCTGCTGGTCAGCCACCAGGACCAGGTCGAGCGGCTGCCGCCGGAGACACGGGTGCTGGCCGGCAGCGACTTCTGCCCCCACTACCTGATGCAGGTCGGCGAGCATTTCCTCGGCGTGCAGGGGCACCCGGAGTTCGCCAAGCCCTACTCCCGCGACCTGATGCAGCTGCGCCGTGACCTGGTTGGCGAGGCGCGGGTCGATGAGGGGCTCGACTCCCTGGATGCCCCGCTGGATGCCGAGCTGACGGTACGCTGGATCTTGAACTTCATGCAGCAGGCTCGCTAG
- a CDS encoding cation:proton antiporter, translating into MTASETWQWPMAELSAGSANLILLGIILSISIGVDALARRWHLPRISLLVLVGVVWARVQQLLLGQDGSAPLGAMSEPLIHLALVLVSFLLGGELTVARLRRNGWLMVAISLSIVLSGALLVGVGLWLLGFPLVVVVALAAISVATEPAEISDEVQARGDDRLRARLLMGMVAVDDAWGILLFGLAIALLGWQLTGDGSLALAYAGWELGGALLLGLAIGLPAAWLTGRLRPGEPTQVEAFALILLLTGFSTWLDVSGLLAAMLAGALVANFSSHHTRSFRQIEHIEWPFLVFFFVLSGAHVDLDYMGAALWLTLAYIVLRLAGRLMGGALGVQLTGRGGELPRDIGLALTPQAGIAMGMALLVVERFPEHRSLLLSAVVASTVVFEVIAPFLIRRVLR; encoded by the coding sequence ATGACCGCGAGTGAAACCTGGCAGTGGCCGATGGCCGAACTCAGCGCGGGGTCGGCCAACCTGATCCTGCTGGGCATTATCCTGAGCATTAGCATCGGGGTGGATGCGCTGGCCAGGCGCTGGCACCTGCCGCGTATCTCGCTGCTGGTGCTGGTCGGGGTGGTCTGGGCAAGGGTACAGCAGCTGCTGCTGGGGCAGGATGGCAGCGCGCCGCTGGGCGCGATGAGCGAGCCGCTGATCCACCTGGCGCTGGTGCTGGTGTCGTTTCTGCTCGGTGGCGAGCTGACCGTGGCGCGGCTGCGGCGCAATGGCTGGCTGATGGTGGCGATCTCGCTGTCCATCGTGCTCAGCGGGGCGCTGCTGGTTGGGGTGGGGCTATGGCTATTGGGCTTCCCGCTGGTGGTGGTGGTGGCCCTGGCCGCCATCTCGGTGGCCACTGAGCCGGCCGAGATCAGCGACGAAGTCCAAGCGCGGGGCGATGACCGCCTGCGCGCAAGGTTGCTGATGGGTATGGTCGCCGTCGACGACGCCTGGGGCATCCTGCTGTTCGGGCTGGCCATTGCACTACTCGGCTGGCAGCTCACCGGCGACGGTAGTCTGGCGCTGGCCTATGCCGGCTGGGAGCTGGGTGGGGCGCTGCTGCTGGGGTTGGCCATCGGCCTGCCGGCGGCCTGGCTGACCGGCCGCCTACGGCCGGGGGAGCCGACCCAGGTCGAGGCCTTCGCGCTGATCCTGCTGCTGACGGGATTCTCCACTTGGCTGGACGTGTCGGGGCTGCTGGCGGCGATGCTGGCTGGTGCCCTGGTGGCCAACTTCTCCTCCCACCACACCCGCTCGTTCCGCCAGATCGAGCACATCGAGTGGCCGTTCCTGGTGTTCTTCTTCGTGCTCTCCGGGGCTCACGTCGACCTCGACTACATGGGAGCGGCACTGTGGCTGACACTGGCCTACATCGTGCTGCGCCTGGCCGGGCGCTTGATGGGCGGCGCCCTGGGCGTGCAGTTGACAGGGCGAGGGGGCGAGCTGCCGCGGGACATCGGCCTGGCGCTGACGCCCCAGGCCGGCATCGCCATGGGCATGGCGCTGCTGGTAGTCGAGCGCTTTCCCGAGCACCGCTCGCTGCTGCTCTCGGCGGTGGTGGCCTCCACCGTGGTCTTCGAGGTGATCGCCCCCTTCCTGATTCGCCGCGTGCTGCGCTAG
- a CDS encoding LysR family transcriptional regulator: MRSGFGFDLRSMEIFVETLEQGSQSAAARRLGLKQSSVSQSLATLEEGLGVSLFKRNARPLEPTAAGRFFYDRARRLLDEARSTRRELVSGAFGQLHQVRLALVDSLATAVGQPLIELIKRHTRDYTLTTGLSHMHSHALLTRHVDFIVSDDRLENYDGLERHAVLREPFVLVAPASWTGPLDNLRWLTRQLDFVRYTPQSLIGQAIERHLRLNRLELPARLHLDNTFAVLRLVSAGAGWTITTPLCLFQAGLDTLQVRVAPLPVAPLQRELTLVARRDELGDLPAQLARDARRLLELRFRQELERGLPWLSPQVATQP; this comes from the coding sequence ATGCGCAGCGGCTTCGGGTTTGATCTACGCAGCATGGAAATCTTCGTCGAGACCCTGGAGCAGGGCAGCCAGAGCGCCGCGGCGCGGCGCCTGGGGCTCAAGCAGTCGTCGGTGTCCCAGAGCCTGGCCACCCTCGAGGAGGGGCTCGGCGTCAGCCTGTTCAAGCGCAACGCTCGGCCGCTGGAGCCGACTGCCGCCGGGCGCTTCTTCTACGACCGCGCCCGGCGCCTGCTCGACGAGGCGCGCAGCACCCGCCGCGAACTGGTCTCCGGCGCCTTCGGCCAGCTGCACCAGGTGCGCCTGGCGCTGGTCGACTCGCTGGCCACGGCGGTGGGCCAGCCGCTGATCGAACTGATCAAGCGCCATACCCGCGACTACACCCTGACCACCGGGCTGTCGCATATGCACAGCCACGCTCTGCTGACCCGGCATGTCGATTTCATCGTCTCTGACGACCGCCTCGAAAACTACGACGGCCTCGAGCGCCATGCGGTGCTGCGCGAGCCCTTCGTGCTGGTAGCCCCGGCCAGTTGGACGGGGCCCCTCGACAACCTGCGCTGGCTGACTCGCCAGCTCGACTTCGTGCGCTACACGCCGCAGTCGCTGATCGGCCAGGCCATCGAGCGCCACCTGCGGCTCAACCGGCTGGAGCTGCCGGCGCGCCTGCACCTCGACAACACCTTCGCCGTGCTGCGCCTGGTCAGCGCCGGCGCCGGCTGGACCATCACCACGCCGCTATGCCTCTTCCAGGCCGGCCTCGATACCTTGCAGGTGCGGGTGGCGCCGCTGCCGGTGGCACCGCTGCAGCGCGAGCTGACGCTGGTCGCCAGGCGCGACGAACTCGGCGACCTGCCAGCACAGCTGGCCCGCGATGCCCGCCGCCTGCTGGAGCTGCGCTTTCGCCAGGAGCTCGAGCGCGGCCTGCCGTGGCTCTCGCCACAGGTCGCGACCCAGCCCTGA